A single region of the Acidobacteriota bacterium genome encodes:
- a CDS encoding alkaline phosphatase family protein — MPAQRLVTVALALLAALFAAAPAAAYIGPGAGFALMSSFLVLLVTVVLAFLSILAWPIRTLWRVVRRKKPPKAHVKRLVFIGLDGQDPRLTERMMKEGKLPNFKRLGRQGSYRRIASTYPALSPVAWSTFATGANPGKHNIFDFLDRDLRSYLPKLSSAHIGRVDRFLKLGKWKIPLQKPEIRMLRRSKPFWTVLGERNVWSTVLRVPITFPPDRFYGAQLAAMCVPDLVGSQGTFLYYTTRPATEAIREGGVRVPLTSNGAGPDHFDCEIEGPENSFLEGDPPPPLRLPMTVQVDRKAGSATVEVAGETVELGRGQLSDWVRLEFRAAPGVKVHGLTRMMLTEAGKHTSLYLTAIHIDPEKPAMPISHPSYYAPYLSKRLGDFATLGLAEDTTALNEGVTDDATFLKQSCDIDREREEMFFAALERLRKGSLTCVFDATDRIQHMFWRYMEDGHPAANGRKTGKQRRTIEEHYRHNDALVGRVMEKLGDEDLLIVLSDHGFASFRRGVNLNRWLLDHGYLVLREDADGSEEWLEGVDWSRTRAYALGLAGVFLNLKGREASGIVEPGEEARALKRELITAWTGLRDEERRAVGINAAFDAEDLYTGPYKGNAPDLIVGYNDGYRVSWDCAVGVVAGPLFADNTKAWSGDHCVDPRLVPGVFFSSRPVDREDDLSLLDMAPTALALFGVDKPDYMEGESVFDPAGLAGGAAGAAA, encoded by the coding sequence TTGCCAGCTCAGCGTCTCGTAACCGTCGCGCTGGCGCTTCTTGCGGCGCTCTTCGCCGCTGCGCCGGCGGCCGCCTACATCGGTCCGGGGGCTGGCTTTGCGCTGATGTCGTCGTTCCTGGTGCTGCTGGTGACGGTGGTGTTGGCCTTCCTGTCGATCCTGGCCTGGCCGATCCGCACGCTGTGGCGGGTCGTGCGTCGGAAGAAGCCGCCGAAGGCGCACGTCAAGCGACTCGTGTTCATTGGGCTCGACGGCCAGGACCCGCGACTGACCGAGCGGATGATGAAGGAGGGCAAGCTGCCCAACTTCAAGCGTCTCGGGAGGCAGGGCAGCTACCGCCGGATCGCCAGCACCTACCCGGCCCTGTCCCCGGTCGCCTGGTCGACGTTCGCGACGGGCGCCAACCCCGGCAAGCACAACATCTTCGACTTCCTCGACCGCGACCTGCGCAGCTACCTGCCGAAGCTCTCCTCGGCCCACATCGGCCGGGTGGATCGGTTCCTGAAGCTGGGCAAGTGGAAGATCCCGCTGCAGAAGCCCGAGATCCGCATGCTGCGGCGGTCGAAGCCGTTCTGGACCGTGCTCGGCGAGCGCAACGTCTGGAGCACGGTGCTCCGGGTGCCGATCACCTTCCCACCGGACCGTTTCTACGGCGCCCAGTTGGCGGCGATGTGCGTGCCGGACCTGGTGGGCAGCCAGGGGACCTTCCTCTACTACACGACCCGTCCGGCGACGGAGGCGATCCGCGAGGGCGGTGTGCGTGTGCCATTAACCTCGAACGGCGCCGGCCCCGATCACTTCGACTGCGAGATCGAGGGGCCGGAGAACAGCTTCCTCGAGGGCGATCCGCCGCCGCCGCTTCGCCTGCCGATGACAGTGCAGGTCGACCGGAAGGCCGGGTCCGCGACGGTCGAAGTGGCAGGCGAGACAGTCGAGCTTGGCCGGGGCCAGCTCTCGGACTGGGTCCGCCTCGAGTTCCGGGCCGCGCCCGGGGTCAAGGTCCACGGTCTGACCCGGATGATGCTGACGGAGGCGGGCAAGCACACGTCGCTCTACCTGACCGCGATCCACATCGATCCCGAGAAACCGGCGATGCCGATTTCCCACCCCTCCTACTACGCTCCGTACCTGTCCAAGCGGCTCGGCGACTTCGCCACCCTCGGTCTCGCGGAGGACACGACGGCGCTCAACGAAGGGGTGACTGACGACGCGACCTTCCTCAAGCAGTCGTGCGACATCGACCGCGAGCGCGAGGAGATGTTCTTCGCCGCGCTCGAGCGACTGCGCAAGGGCTCCCTGACCTGCGTCTTCGACGCCACCGACCGGATCCAGCACATGTTCTGGCGCTACATGGAAGACGGACACCCGGCCGCGAACGGCCGCAAGACGGGCAAGCAGCGCCGGACGATCGAGGAGCACTACCGGCACAACGACGCCCTGGTCGGCCGGGTGATGGAGAAGCTGGGCGACGAGGATCTACTCATCGTGCTCTCGGACCACGGTTTCGCCTCCTTCCGGCGCGGCGTGAACCTGAATCGCTGGCTGCTCGACCATGGCTACCTCGTCCTTCGCGAGGACGCCGACGGCAGCGAGGAGTGGCTGGAGGGCGTGGACTGGTCGCGGACGCGCGCCTACGCTCTCGGGCTCGCCGGCGTGTTCCTGAACCTCAAAGGCCGGGAGGCCTCGGGCATCGTGGAGCCTGGCGAAGAGGCGAGGGCGCTCAAGCGCGAGCTCATCACGGCCTGGACCGGCCTGCGCGACGAGGAGCGGCGCGCCGTCGGCATCAACGCCGCCTTCGACGCCGAGGACCTGTACACGGGTCCCTACAAGGGCAACGCCCCCGACCTGATCGTCGGCTACAACGATGGCTACCGGGTGTCCTGGGACTGCGCGGTCGGTGTGGTGGCGGGGCCGCTCTTCGCCGACAACACGAAAGCCTGGAGCGGCGACCACTGTGTCGATCCGCGGCTCGTGCCCGGCGTCTTCTTCAGCAGCCGGCCTGTGGACCGGGAGGACGATCTGTCGCTGCTCGACATGGCGCCGACGGCGCTGGCCCTGTTCGGAGTCGACAAGCCGGACTACATGGAGGGCGAGTCGGTCTTCGACCCGGCAGGCCTTGCAGGCGGTGCGGCCGGAGCGGCAGCGTGA
- a CDS encoding DUF429 domain-containing protein produces MAEPATDQGQEGNRTDLETNPCPETGFSRIIGVDFATKDAKRGLVLATREGGHLRLERTWNRRGAFLDILTQWVAEAKEATLIAVDAPLGWPAPLGEALESHQAGQTIATSADGMFRRRTDDFVQHTTGKRPLEVGANLIARTAHAALDLLSKLGEALGTSVPLAWTPTGVEGPAAIEVYPAATLRAYGIRDAGYKKVDQQRERREIVKALRRHSMRIPDSGASELHRNADTLDAAVCVLAAEDFIAGRAARPEDQDLARREGWIWVRRSTVSIPPP; encoded by the coding sequence ATGGCAGAACCCGCGACAGACCAGGGACAGGAAGGGAACCGGACAGACCTCGAGACGAACCCTTGTCCCGAAACCGGTTTCTCTCGGATCATCGGAGTCGACTTCGCGACAAAGGACGCCAAGAGAGGCCTGGTCCTGGCGACCAGGGAAGGCGGCCACCTTCGATTGGAGCGCACGTGGAATCGTCGCGGGGCCTTCCTCGACATTCTCACGCAGTGGGTGGCCGAAGCCAAGGAAGCTACGCTGATTGCAGTCGATGCACCGCTGGGATGGCCGGCGCCCCTCGGGGAGGCCCTGGAGTCGCACCAAGCCGGCCAGACCATCGCAACGTCAGCCGACGGCATGTTCCGGCGAAGAACCGACGACTTCGTTCAACACACGACCGGGAAAAGGCCGCTCGAAGTCGGCGCAAACCTCATTGCCCGAACAGCCCACGCTGCTCTGGATCTCCTGAGCAAGCTGGGTGAGGCCCTCGGCACATCGGTTCCGCTCGCCTGGACACCTACTGGTGTAGAAGGACCGGCGGCGATAGAGGTGTATCCCGCAGCGACGCTCAGGGCCTACGGAATCCGGGACGCCGGCTACAAGAAGGTCGATCAACAGCGTGAGCGCCGCGAGATCGTCAAGGCCCTCAGGCGCCACTCGATGAGGATCCCGGATTCTGGTGCCAGCGAACTTCACCGCAACGCGGACACGCTGGACGCCGCGGTCTGCGTCCTCGCTGCGGAAGACTTCATCGCAGGACGAGCCGCGCGTCCGGAAGATCAAGACCTGGCGCGCCGTGAAGGCTGGATCTGGGTCCGACGGTCCACGGTTAGCATCCCGCCGCCATGA
- a CDS encoding sulfotransferase family protein codes for MNLRTLWRRVRYGRPVVVVSGLPRSGTSMAMRMLEAGGMKIVTDGERQADEDNPRGYYEDERVKDLGKEPDKSWLQTSRGRAVKVISFLLKDLPPNLNYQVVLMRRDLGEVLASQRKMLDRRGETDDTSDERMMELWQDQLWRVNYLLRHAPQFEWVEIEYGEALRDPQTAATRIASLVGGLDQQAMAGVVDPTLYRNRAAP; via the coding sequence ATGAACCTGCGAACACTCTGGCGCCGTGTCCGCTACGGCCGGCCGGTTGTCGTCGTCTCGGGACTTCCGCGCTCCGGCACCTCCATGGCGATGCGGATGCTCGAAGCCGGGGGCATGAAGATCGTGACCGATGGCGAACGGCAAGCCGACGAAGACAATCCCCGCGGCTACTACGAGGACGAGCGGGTCAAGGACCTGGGGAAGGAGCCGGACAAGTCCTGGCTCCAAACTTCCCGGGGACGCGCCGTCAAGGTCATCTCCTTCCTGCTCAAGGACCTGCCACCCAACCTGAACTACCAAGTTGTCCTGATGCGACGCGACCTCGGAGAAGTGCTGGCCTCACAGCGCAAGATGCTCGATCGTCGCGGCGAGACGGACGACACGTCGGACGAACGGATGATGGAGCTGTGGCAGGACCAGCTCTGGCGGGTGAACTACCTCCTGCGCCACGCGCCGCAATTCGAATGGGTCGAAATCGAGTACGGTGAAGCGTTGCGGGACCCCCAGACGGCGGCCACACGAATCGCCAGCCTCGTCGGCGGGCTCGACCAGCAGGCCATGGCCGGAGTAGTCGACCCGACGCTGTATCGGAACCGGGCTGCGCCTTAG
- a CDS encoding DUF433 domain-containing protein yields MPTPTLRTWFCGWPTGKPPVLAADGRADAPLILSFFNVVEARFLDAYRRRGVSMQRVRLALDFVSEHLSGFERPLLRPDFETDGKALFIELQEASEAPMLLDVTGGGQLVWPDAVQEHFKSLVFDDHGDPSRLWLDDRHDVMLDPRFGWGLPVVAGSGVRTDVLFERLEAGEGLDAIADDFSLERSEVETAVAWERAARRAA; encoded by the coding sequence ATGCCCACCCCTACGCTGCGGACCTGGTTCTGCGGCTGGCCCACCGGCAAGCCTCCCGTGCTCGCTGCCGACGGACGCGCCGACGCTCCGCTGATCCTCAGCTTCTTCAACGTCGTCGAAGCACGCTTCCTCGATGCGTATCGCCGAAGAGGCGTTTCAATGCAACGAGTCCGCCTCGCGCTGGACTTCGTCAGCGAGCATCTGTCCGGATTCGAGCGGCCGCTCCTGAGGCCCGACTTCGAGACTGACGGGAAGGCCCTGTTCATCGAACTGCAGGAGGCCAGCGAGGCGCCCATGCTTCTGGACGTCACCGGCGGCGGTCAACTCGTTTGGCCGGACGCGGTCCAGGAGCACTTCAAGTCGCTCGTCTTCGACGACCACGGTGATCCTTCGAGGCTCTGGCTCGATGATCGACACGACGTCATGCTGGATCCGCGCTTCGGCTGGGGGCTTCCGGTTGTCGCGGGCTCGGGGGTCCGAACTGACGTCCTCTTCGAACGCCTGGAGGCCGGCGAGGGGCTCGACGCCATTGCCGACGACTTCTCACTGGAGAGGTCCGAGGTCGAGACTGCCGTGGCCTGGGAACGAGCGGCCAGACGGGCCGCGTAG
- a CDS encoding PIN domain-containing protein — protein MAKTAHVILDTSVLLRCRPLRELPWQDLQYGDLVSPDEIRVVVPRPTLIELQAKRYLRQTMKRAERVLDELRHKPTTLRPGSPTVSVCSTRDPLPSPEAMKAVGLDPGFGLTPGWSDDYLIMFAQTHAESHENVVLLTADGPLSERADEHPGVTSIHLSQADYGDWFQAPKPDAEVVQLRQRVAALEADFEVHVPVVRISFGTDSGELTAVHVGSLTADEWSAQRQRLEAALPQVTDFEFVDVGAARLLAGGLLGDPQLVSATLKERSKYKSDYAEWLSACESETALHRRVMECVRFVVCIENIGTAHARTVEVNLDALGCQIMDASDESLDPPGLDEMASYLSPPEPPPTAPDLFKERFAYRSSDLLLSPDLDVSIARPFRDGPPGQFEYTTDKPSFEERLTLRCPLWPHGGEPVKIPLWIRWNRGAVGTKNQVRCAVSVRVGAENIVEPVHTKLPMKIAIRHESGIEHARRMVDAIIKHHTRK, from the coding sequence ATGGCCAAGACTGCCCACGTCATTCTCGACACGTCCGTCCTTCTTCGATGCAGGCCGCTTCGGGAGCTACCTTGGCAGGACTTGCAGTACGGCGATTTAGTTTCACCAGACGAGATTCGTGTGGTGGTTCCCCGCCCTACGCTGATTGAGTTGCAGGCCAAGCGCTACCTAAGGCAAACGATGAAACGAGCCGAACGTGTATTGGATGAACTGCGTCACAAGCCCACCACGCTGCGGCCTGGCAGCCCCACTGTATCTGTGTGCTCGACCCGTGACCCACTGCCGTCACCGGAAGCGATGAAAGCTGTCGGGCTAGATCCGGGCTTCGGGCTGACTCCGGGCTGGAGTGACGACTACCTCATCATGTTTGCTCAGACCCACGCGGAGTCCCACGAGAACGTCGTGCTACTGACCGCAGACGGTCCCCTTTCGGAGCGCGCCGACGAACATCCGGGGGTGACATCCATTCATCTCTCGCAGGCAGACTACGGAGACTGGTTTCAGGCCCCTAAACCAGATGCAGAGGTGGTCCAGTTGCGACAGCGCGTGGCTGCACTGGAGGCCGATTTCGAGGTCCACGTTCCGGTCGTGCGCATTTCCTTTGGAACAGACAGCGGCGAACTGACCGCCGTTCATGTTGGCAGTCTGACGGCTGACGAATGGAGCGCTCAGCGCCAGCGGCTCGAAGCCGCCCTCCCTCAGGTCACCGACTTTGAGTTCGTGGACGTGGGTGCGGCCCGGCTGCTCGCTGGTGGTTTACTAGGCGATCCGCAGTTAGTCTCCGCTACTCTCAAGGAGAGATCTAAGTACAAGTCCGACTACGCTGAATGGCTTAGTGCCTGCGAGTCGGAAACAGCACTCCATCGCCGTGTGATGGAGTGCGTGAGGTTTGTCGTCTGCATCGAGAACATCGGAACGGCTCACGCCAGAACCGTTGAAGTCAACCTCGATGCGCTTGGGTGTCAGATTATGGACGCTTCCGATGAGTCGCTGGACCCTCCAGGTTTGGACGAGATGGCGTCCTATCTGTCTCCACCCGAACCGCCGCCGACGGCGCCGGACTTGTTCAAGGAGCGTTTCGCCTATCGATCATCAGATCTACTGCTGAGTCCGGATCTGGATGTTTCGATAGCGAGGCCGTTTCGAGATGGACCACCGGGCCAGTTCGAGTACACAACAGACAAGCCGTCATTTGAGGAAAGGCTCACTCTCCGCTGCCCGTTGTGGCCCCACGGGGGCGAACCGGTGAAGATTCCGCTGTGGATTCGGTGGAACCGCGGGGCAGTTGGCACCAAGAACCAAGTTCGGTGTGCTGTCTCTGTTCGTGTAGGAGCGGAGAACATCGTGGAGCCAGTGCATACCAAGCTCCCCATGAAGATAGCGATTCGCCACGAAAGCGGTATCGAGCATGCACGTCGCATGGTTGACGCCATCATCAAGCACCACACCCGTAAGTAA
- a CDS encoding PQQ-dependent dehydrogenase, methanol/ethanol family, with protein sequence MVDRQAVLRWTVTLLMFGAAVVPAIGQERAYRAVTQERLLAPEPENWLMYRRTYDGWGYSPLDGIDTSNVASLAPVWTFSTSINEGHQAPPIVNDGTMFITTPGSRVMALDARTGELLWRFVPELPEDLQQMHPTNRGVALWGDRVYVATVDARLFALDARTGRVVWETAVENYARGYYMTLAPLAVEGKVLVGVSGGEWGIRGFIAAYDADSGDELWKTYTIPGPGEPGHDTWPGDTWRTGGVSVWVTGTYDPDLRLTYWGTGNGGPWMGDARPGDNLYSTSVLALDVDTGAIRAYHQYHWNDSWDWDEVDPPMLIDVERGGSTRKALVHPGRNAYIWVLERSADSIGFLDATKFVYQDVFTSIDPETGRPEYDPAKTPGTGERAVFCPSWSGAKNWPPAAWNPDTRLLYIPANENTCSHLEGVEEEYRPGRTFMGMEGGFVSREGADHYGELQAWNLDTREKVWTVEFERKLWGPVLTTAGGLVFVGGTSDRYFRAFDATTGELLWRQRTNSGVTGVPTSFEVDGVQYIAVQSGWGVDAQRGTNHLDGAIGTRTYVPQGGVLWVFALPD encoded by the coding sequence ATGGTGGATCGGCAAGCGGTTCTTCGATGGACGGTCACCCTCCTCATGTTCGGCGCCGCGGTGGTGCCGGCGATCGGACAGGAGCGCGCCTACCGTGCGGTCACCCAGGAGCGTCTTCTGGCCCCGGAGCCTGAGAACTGGCTCATGTACCGCCGCACGTACGACGGCTGGGGCTACAGCCCGCTCGACGGGATCGACACCTCGAACGTCGCCTCGCTCGCGCCGGTCTGGACGTTCTCGACCAGCATCAACGAGGGTCACCAGGCGCCGCCGATCGTCAACGACGGCACGATGTTCATCACGACGCCCGGGAGCCGCGTGATGGCGCTGGACGCGCGCACGGGCGAATTGCTGTGGCGCTTCGTGCCCGAGCTGCCGGAAGACCTGCAGCAGATGCACCCGACCAACCGCGGCGTTGCGCTCTGGGGCGACCGGGTCTACGTCGCCACCGTCGACGCGCGGCTCTTCGCGCTTGACGCGCGGACGGGAAGGGTGGTCTGGGAAACTGCCGTCGAGAACTACGCCCGCGGCTACTACATGACGCTCGCGCCCCTGGCCGTCGAGGGCAAGGTGCTCGTCGGCGTCTCGGGCGGCGAGTGGGGGATTCGCGGCTTCATCGCTGCCTACGACGCGGACAGCGGCGACGAACTCTGGAAGACCTACACGATTCCCGGCCCCGGCGAACCCGGTCACGACACCTGGCCCGGCGACACGTGGCGCACCGGCGGCGTCTCCGTCTGGGTCACCGGCACCTACGACCCCGACCTGCGACTGACGTACTGGGGCACCGGCAACGGCGGTCCCTGGATGGGCGACGCGCGTCCGGGCGACAACCTGTACTCGACCTCGGTACTGGCCCTGGACGTGGACACCGGCGCGATCCGGGCCTATCACCAGTACCACTGGAACGACAGTTGGGACTGGGACGAGGTCGATCCGCCGATGCTCATCGACGTCGAGCGCGGCGGCAGCACGCGCAAGGCCCTGGTGCATCCCGGTCGCAATGCCTACATCTGGGTGCTGGAGCGGAGCGCCGACTCGATCGGTTTCCTGGACGCGACGAAGTTCGTCTACCAGGACGTGTTCACGTCGATCGATCCAGAGACCGGGCGGCCCGAGTACGACCCGGCGAAGACCCCGGGCACGGGTGAACGGGCCGTGTTCTGTCCGTCCTGGTCTGGCGCCAAGAACTGGCCGCCGGCCGCCTGGAACCCGGACACCAGGCTGCTCTACATTCCGGCCAACGAGAACACCTGCTCCCACCTCGAAGGCGTCGAGGAGGAGTACCGCCCGGGCCGCACCTTCATGGGCATGGAAGGTGGCTTCGTGTCGCGGGAAGGAGCGGATCACTACGGCGAACTGCAGGCGTGGAACCTGGACACGCGGGAGAAGGTCTGGACCGTCGAGTTCGAGCGCAAGTTGTGGGGGCCAGTCCTGACGACCGCTGGCGGTCTCGTCTTCGTCGGCGGCACGAGCGACCGCTACTTCCGCGCGTTCGACGCGACGACCGGCGAGCTGCTTTGGCGCCAGCGCACGAACTCGGGCGTCACCGGCGTGCCCACGTCCTTCGAGGTCGACGGCGTGCAGTACATCGCGGTCCAGTCGGGTTGGGGAGTCGACGCCCAGCGCGGCACGAACCATCTGGACGGGGCGATCGGCACCCGGACCTACGTGCCGCAGGGCGGCGTGCTCTGGGTCTTCGCTCTGCCCGACTAG
- a CDS encoding Rieske (2Fe-2S) protein, with product MQNRRTVLKSALGLGLTARGLHVLHAQEDDPRRVRPREGDRFVFAFGPRQGETIRVEDVPMVSEQVISYAMDPASGAVRDGSRLNQVLLLRFDPDSLAPETRAASADGVVAYSGICPHTGCDIEDWSEETEFLVCSCHDSEFDPRDGAEVISGPAPRRLPSLPLRAEGDGVLVAAGGFSATIRFEREF from the coding sequence ATGCAGAACAGGCGGACGGTTCTCAAATCGGCCCTCGGTCTGGGTCTGACCGCGCGCGGGCTGCACGTGCTGCACGCACAGGAGGACGATCCGCGCAGGGTGCGGCCGCGGGAGGGCGACCGGTTCGTGTTCGCCTTCGGGCCACGCCAGGGAGAGACGATCCGGGTGGAGGACGTGCCGATGGTCAGCGAGCAGGTGATCTCCTACGCGATGGACCCTGCAAGCGGCGCGGTCCGCGACGGATCGCGTCTGAATCAGGTGCTGCTGCTGCGCTTCGACCCGGACTCGCTGGCTCCGGAGACCAGGGCCGCGTCGGCGGACGGCGTTGTCGCGTACTCGGGGATTTGCCCCCACACCGGTTGCGACATCGAGGACTGGTCGGAGGAGACGGAGTTCCTCGTCTGTTCGTGCCACGACTCGGAGTTCGATCCCAGGGACGGAGCCGAAGTGATTTCCGGGCCGGCACCGCGTCGATTGCCTTCCCTGCCGTTGCGGGCGGAGGGAGACGGCGTTCTCGTGGCGGCCGGTGGCTTCAGCGCCACGATCCGGTTCGAGAGGGAGTTCTGA